A window of the Pelagicoccus enzymogenes genome harbors these coding sequences:
- a CDS encoding DUF4870 domain-containing protein, with the protein MDPKTRGIVAYITIIGWVIALVTNNPKDEQTSFHLRQMLGIILISVAASILAAIPLLGLLIWPVGMIAAFIFWVIGLISAIEGSRKQVPFVGEYFQDWFKSL; encoded by the coding sequence ATGGATCCTAAGACTCGCGGCATCGTAGCCTACATCACTATCATCGGCTGGGTCATCGCCCTCGTCACCAACAACCCGAAAGACGAGCAAACCTCCTTCCACCTACGCCAGATGCTCGGCATCATCCTGATCAGCGTCGCCGCCAGCATCTTGGCCGCGATTCCCCTGCTCGGCTTGCTGATTTGGCCGGTCGGCATGATCGCCGCCTTCATCTTCTGGGTTATCGGACTGATCAGCGCTATCGAGGGCTCGCGCAAGCAGGTTCCCTTCGTCGGCGAGTACTTCCAAGATTGGTTCAAGAGCCTCTAA
- a CDS encoding mechanosensitive ion channel family protein: MAQEEEASTSVASEVAESTSEFLGVDLNAIGEKITETVSLYGLSILAAIVIFVVGRFLANLVTKGLRGVMEKRNIDASLVGFATGLTHALLMTFVIIAALSRIGIQTTSLVAIIGAAGLAVGLALQGSLSNFAAGVLIIIFKPYRVGDYVVASGAEGVVEDIGIFTTTVVTLDHRTQIIPNSVATSGVIENYTKKGIRRLDIVPGVSYGDDIRKVKKVLEEIIAAEPRVLAEPKPFVGVAEMADSSVNFAFRPWVKVEDYWDLFFHFNEQIKIRFDEEDITIPFPQRDVHLFQEK, translated from the coding sequence ATGGCCCAAGAAGAAGAAGCATCCACCAGCGTCGCCTCGGAAGTCGCTGAATCCACCTCGGAATTCCTCGGAGTCGACCTCAACGCTATCGGCGAAAAGATCACCGAAACCGTTTCCCTCTACGGACTCAGCATTCTCGCTGCGATCGTTATTTTCGTAGTCGGACGCTTCCTCGCGAACCTCGTCACCAAGGGGCTGCGAGGCGTTATGGAGAAGCGAAACATTGACGCTTCTCTCGTCGGATTCGCCACCGGTCTCACCCACGCCCTCCTGATGACCTTCGTCATCATCGCCGCCCTCAGCCGCATCGGCATCCAGACGACCTCCCTCGTGGCAATCATCGGTGCCGCCGGACTCGCAGTGGGACTCGCTTTGCAAGGCTCCCTTTCCAACTTCGCCGCCGGCGTCCTCATCATCATCTTCAAGCCCTATCGCGTCGGCGACTACGTGGTGGCCAGCGGAGCGGAAGGCGTCGTGGAAGACATCGGCATCTTCACCACCACGGTCGTCACCCTCGACCACCGCACCCAAATCATCCCCAACTCCGTGGCAACCAGCGGCGTCATCGAAAACTACACCAAGAAAGGTATCCGTCGCCTGGATATCGTGCCGGGAGTCAGCTACGGCGACGACATTCGCAAAGTGAAGAAAGTGCTCGAGGAGATCATCGCTGCCGAACCGCGCGTGCTGGCCGAACCAAAGCCTTTTGTAGGAGTTGCGGAAATGGCCGACAGCTCCGTCAACTTCGCCTTCCGCCCCTGGGTCAAAGTCGAAGACTACTGGGACCTCTTCTTCCACTTCAACGAGCAGATCAAAATTCGCTTCGACGAAGAAGACATCACCATCCCATTCCCGCAACGCGACGTTCACCTCTTCCAAGAGAAGTAG
- a CDS encoding plastocyanin/azurin family copper-binding protein, whose product MKTKLLKRIATLALATATTFASAASLEITGNDTMRFDKAELETNAGQETTVTFKNVGSLPKAAMGHNFVVLKPGTDLAGFGNAAIAAAGNEYIPTEEPFASQVVAYTKVLGPGESETINFTITEPGKYPFICSFPGHWAIMQGVLHVK is encoded by the coding sequence ATGAAAACGAAACTACTTAAACGAATCGCCACCCTCGCCTTGGCCACAGCAACCACCTTTGCCAGCGCCGCCAGCCTCGAGATCACAGGAAACGACACCATGCGTTTCGACAAAGCCGAGCTCGAGACGAACGCAGGCCAAGAAACGACCGTCACGTTCAAGAACGTCGGCTCCCTCCCCAAAGCGGCCATGGGACATAACTTCGTCGTGCTCAAGCCCGGCACCGACCTGGCTGGCTTCGGAAACGCCGCGATAGCCGCTGCAGGCAACGAGTACATTCCCACCGAGGAGCCGTTCGCCTCCCAAGTCGTGGCCTACACCAAGGTGCTCGGTCCCGGGGAGAGCGAGACCATCAACTTCACGATAACAGAACCGGGCAAGTATCCGTTCATCTGCTCGTTTCCCGGACACTGGGCCATCATGCAAGGCGTGCTGCATGTGAAGTGA
- a CDS encoding YqjF family protein: protein MRIHPALSQTRHRPWPLPERPWLLQQVWRDLLFLHWEMDVKDLRPLIPASLDIDTFDGKAWIAVVPFSMQGVAPRACPKPKSVSDFPEINIRTYVVKDGMPGVWFFSLDIPNRLPVWIARRFFHLPYFLADMTVQHRNNHTYYRSDRRDRSFEASFHGLQTHQAVSGSFETWASERYCFYAQSDKGKLYRAEVQHPQWPLMTAQCEIHKNSMLDAFPVGEQHSSILYSKSLPVVAWLPQRIG from the coding sequence ATGAGAATACACCCCGCCCTATCTCAAACCCGCCACCGCCCCTGGCCCCTTCCCGAACGCCCTTGGCTGCTGCAGCAGGTTTGGCGCGACTTGCTGTTCCTGCACTGGGAGATGGACGTCAAGGACCTACGCCCGCTCATCCCCGCATCCTTGGATATCGATACCTTCGATGGAAAAGCGTGGATCGCCGTGGTACCCTTCTCCATGCAAGGGGTCGCTCCAAGAGCCTGCCCCAAGCCAAAATCTGTGAGCGACTTTCCGGAGATCAACATCCGCACCTACGTCGTCAAAGACGGCATGCCCGGAGTATGGTTCTTCAGCTTGGACATTCCGAATCGTCTTCCCGTCTGGATCGCCCGTCGCTTCTTCCACCTTCCTTACTTCCTAGCGGACATGACCGTCCAGCATCGGAACAATCACACCTACTACCGCTCCGATCGCCGCGACCGCAGCTTCGAAGCCAGCTTCCACGGACTGCAAACGCACCAGGCAGTCTCCGGCAGTTTCGAGACTTGGGCCTCCGAACGCTACTGCTTCTACGCCCAAAGCGACAAAGGAAAGCTCTACCGAGCCGAAGTTCAACACCCGCAGTGGCCCCTCATGACAGCCCAGTGCGAGATCCATAAAAACAGCATGCTCGACGCCTTTCCCGTGGGGGAGCAGCATTCGAGCATTCTATACAGCAAAAGCCTCCCCGTCGTGGCTTGGCTGCCACAACGGATCGGCTAA
- a CDS encoding pyrimidine/purine nucleoside phosphorylase: MQFENVTALAEANIYFDGKVVSHTILTAEGDKKTLGVILGGKFHFDTVAAERMDIPSGSCVVTLDGETESKTYEAGSYFEVGANSGFTIDVADTCQYVCSYLK, translated from the coding sequence ATGCAATTTGAAAACGTAACTGCACTGGCTGAAGCCAACATCTATTTCGACGGGAAGGTCGTTTCCCACACCATCCTCACCGCTGAGGGCGACAAGAAGACCCTAGGAGTCATTCTCGGTGGAAAGTTTCATTTCGATACGGTTGCTGCCGAACGCATGGACATCCCAAGTGGTTCTTGCGTGGTGACGCTCGACGGCGAAACGGAATCCAAGACCTACGAGGCCGGGTCTTATTTCGAGGTGGGAGCCAACTCCGGCTTCACCATCGATGTGGCGGATACCTGTCAATACGTTTGCAGCTACCTCAAGTAG
- a CDS encoding L-lactate MFS transporter, producing MKKIKNRWLIAASAVGVHVSIGAVYAYSVFKKPLLAELGWEPTQTAWAFSIAILFLGLSAAFLGPMVERMGPRKSGMLSAAFYSSGLLIAGLGVSMNQLYVFYLGYGAIAGIGLGVGYICPVSTLVKWFPDRRGLATGLAIMGFGFGALLASSLIQFLITHFGIAATFYALGCSYFVIMMASAQYLAPPPEGWEPEGFSAAKASGKVKRTEDLAQVSSIEALGTIRFYYLWIMLFINITCGIAVISVASPMSQEIAGLTPAAAATMVGLMGLFNGIGRISWASFSDIIGRPMTYTAFFVIQIVAFFVLPKTTSSFLFQAVVFLILTCYGGGFASIPAYIGDVFGTKRLSAIHGNILTAWAAAGLVGPLIAARVRETTGSYEQTLQIFAGFFVFALICSILIQINIRKIRALKLSQA from the coding sequence ATGAAAAAGATAAAGAATCGTTGGCTGATCGCCGCTTCGGCGGTTGGCGTTCACGTATCGATTGGAGCGGTTTACGCGTATAGCGTATTCAAGAAACCATTGCTCGCAGAGCTCGGCTGGGAGCCGACGCAGACAGCCTGGGCCTTCAGTATCGCAATTCTGTTTTTAGGTCTGTCCGCGGCTTTTCTCGGTCCCATGGTCGAGCGAATGGGGCCACGTAAAAGCGGCATGCTCTCAGCCGCTTTCTACAGCTCCGGCTTGTTGATCGCAGGTTTGGGCGTGTCCATGAACCAGCTCTATGTATTCTACCTTGGATACGGAGCGATCGCGGGTATCGGCTTGGGTGTGGGTTATATATGCCCGGTCTCTACCCTAGTGAAATGGTTCCCCGACCGTCGTGGCCTCGCAACCGGGCTCGCCATCATGGGCTTTGGTTTCGGCGCTCTGCTCGCGAGTAGCTTGATCCAGTTCCTCATCACTCACTTTGGAATTGCCGCGACTTTCTACGCCCTCGGGTGCAGTTACTTCGTGATCATGATGGCCTCTGCCCAGTATTTGGCTCCTCCTCCAGAAGGGTGGGAGCCGGAGGGCTTCAGCGCGGCGAAGGCGTCGGGCAAGGTCAAGAGGACAGAGGATTTGGCGCAGGTCAGCTCTATCGAAGCCTTGGGAACGATTCGTTTCTACTATCTGTGGATTATGTTGTTCATCAACATCACTTGCGGTATCGCGGTGATCTCGGTGGCCTCTCCCATGTCTCAGGAAATCGCCGGGCTCACGCCAGCGGCGGCGGCCACCATGGTCGGCTTGATGGGACTTTTCAACGGGATCGGCCGTATCTCTTGGGCCTCCTTCTCGGACATCATCGGGCGTCCGATGACTTATACTGCGTTCTTCGTGATCCAGATCGTAGCCTTTTTCGTGCTGCCCAAGACTACGAGCTCCTTCTTGTTCCAAGCGGTCGTCTTCTTGATCCTCACGTGTTACGGGGGCGGCTTCGCATCGATTCCTGCTTACATCGGGGACGTCTTTGGAACCAAGCGCCTCTCGGCGATCCATGGTAACATCTTAACGGCGTGGGCTGCTGCGGGACTGGTTGGCCCGTTGATCGCAGCTCGCGTCCGGGAGACCACGGGTAGCTACGAGCAGACGCTGCAGATTTTTGCCGGCTTCTTCGTCTTCGCCCTGATTTGCTCGATTTTGATCCAAATCAACATCCGCAAGATCCGGGCCCTGAAGTTGAGCCAGGCATAG
- the pflA gene encoding pyruvate formate-lyase-activating protein has protein sequence MSIAIAEPEVALSTEEMLQTQGHIHSVETCGTVDGPGLRYVLFLHGCPLRCQYCHNPDAQGKPAGKVATAGEALADIVKYKNFIKRGGLTISGGEPLMQPDFIHAIFRGAKEAGLHTALDTSGFLGYKATDALLENVDLVLLDIKSYDPSTYKNVTGVELSPTLAFAERLDSLGIDVWIRFVLVPGLNDAEDNIDGLARFVSSLGNVAKVEILPFHKMGESKYKQLNMPYKLAETKEPTAEEVDRARSIFARHGVTAI, from the coding sequence ATGTCTATCGCAATCGCAGAGCCGGAGGTCGCTCTCTCTACGGAGGAGATGCTGCAAACGCAGGGTCATATCCACTCCGTGGAGACATGCGGCACCGTAGATGGCCCCGGCCTTCGCTACGTTCTCTTCCTGCACGGTTGTCCGCTTCGTTGCCAATACTGCCACAATCCTGACGCCCAAGGGAAACCTGCGGGCAAGGTCGCGACGGCAGGGGAGGCTTTGGCCGACATCGTCAAGTACAAGAACTTCATCAAGCGTGGAGGGCTTACCATCAGTGGCGGCGAGCCCTTGATGCAGCCTGACTTTATCCACGCGATCTTTCGTGGAGCGAAGGAGGCGGGCTTGCACACCGCTCTTGATACGTCCGGGTTTCTTGGATACAAGGCGACGGATGCGTTGCTGGAGAATGTCGACCTCGTTTTGCTCGACATCAAGAGCTACGATCCCTCGACCTACAAGAATGTTACCGGGGTGGAGTTGAGTCCGACGCTCGCCTTTGCGGAGCGTCTCGACTCGCTCGGTATCGACGTTTGGATACGTTTCGTTTTGGTTCCCGGTCTCAACGACGCGGAGGACAACATCGACGGGCTGGCCCGTTTTGTCTCGAGCCTTGGGAATGTCGCCAAGGTTGAAATTCTCCCTTTCCACAAAATGGGGGAAAGCAAGTACAAGCAGCTGAACATGCCGTACAAACTGGCGGAAACGAAGGAGCCGACTGCGGAAGAAGTGGATAGGGCTCGCTCGATCTTCGCCCGGCATGGAGTGACGGCAATTTAG
- the pflB gene encoding formate C-acetyltransferase — translation MIEKQETETENADASGSHPWRGFKPGDWQADIDVRGFIQANYKPYEEDYSFLSGPTVRTEKLWDELKVLLEAERKAGGVLDADDKVVGTVASHGAGYINKDLEQVVGVQTDKPLKRALLPYGGYRIAQKALQAHGRDMDPSTLEIFQKHRKTHNDGVFACYTEEIRKARSAGIVTGLPDGYGRGRIIGDYRRVALYGVDRLIADKVSVFKSSDNDDFNEDWVREREEIQDQIQALKDLKTMAAAYGFDISKPAQNAREAVQWTYFAYLGAVKDQNGAAMSFGRTATFFDIYFERDFAEGVLNEEEAQEIIDHLVMKMRIVRFIRTTDYDALFSGDPTWVTESIGGMGEDGRTLVTKSSFRVLQTLYNLGPAPEPNLTVLWSENLPQGFKDYCSKVSIETSSIQYENDDLMRPYWGDDYGIACCVSAMRIGKQMQFFGARANLAKAILYAINGGVDEKSSKQVAPASEPFKGDYLEYDDLVERFDKMMDWLAKTYVKALNIIHYMHDKYSPENIMMALHDRVVFRTMACGIAGLSVAADSFSAVKHAKVKVIRNEAGIAVDYEVIGDYPKYGNNDDAVDSIANQLVETFMDKVRAQPTYRNSVPTQSVLTITSNVVYGQKTGNTPDGRKAGEPFAPGANPMHGRDTKGAVASMASVAKLPYEHSQDGISYTFSIVPKALGKTEADRVANLSNLLDGYFAEMGHHINVNVFEKETLLDAMEHPEKYPQLTIRVSGYAVNFIKLTREQQLDVINRTFHELL, via the coding sequence ATCATCGAAAAACAGGAAACCGAAACCGAAAACGCCGACGCGTCTGGCTCCCATCCATGGAGAGGATTCAAGCCGGGCGACTGGCAAGCTGACATTGACGTACGCGGCTTTATCCAAGCCAACTACAAGCCTTACGAAGAAGACTACTCTTTTCTATCTGGACCCACGGTCCGCACGGAAAAGCTTTGGGACGAGCTGAAGGTTTTGCTCGAAGCCGAGCGCAAGGCGGGTGGTGTGCTCGATGCCGACGACAAGGTGGTTGGAACGGTAGCGTCCCACGGCGCGGGCTACATCAACAAGGATCTCGAGCAAGTGGTTGGCGTGCAAACCGACAAGCCTCTCAAGCGGGCCTTGCTTCCTTACGGCGGCTACCGCATCGCCCAAAAGGCGCTGCAAGCGCACGGCCGGGACATGGACCCCTCCACGCTGGAAATTTTCCAAAAGCACCGCAAGACGCACAACGACGGCGTCTTCGCCTGCTACACCGAAGAGATTCGCAAGGCCCGCAGCGCGGGCATCGTAACCGGTCTTCCAGACGGCTACGGCCGCGGACGTATCATCGGCGACTACCGCCGGGTGGCGCTTTACGGCGTCGATCGTTTGATCGCCGACAAGGTCTCCGTATTCAAATCTTCTGACAACGACGACTTCAATGAAGATTGGGTACGGGAACGCGAAGAGATCCAAGACCAAATCCAGGCTCTCAAGGACCTCAAGACCATGGCGGCCGCTTACGGCTTCGACATTTCCAAGCCAGCCCAAAACGCTCGCGAAGCGGTGCAGTGGACCTACTTCGCCTACCTCGGCGCGGTGAAGGACCAAAACGGGGCGGCCATGTCTTTCGGCCGGACCGCGACTTTCTTCGATATCTACTTCGAACGGGACTTTGCGGAAGGCGTGCTCAACGAAGAAGAAGCTCAGGAAATCATCGACCACTTGGTCATGAAGATGCGCATCGTGCGTTTCATCCGTACCACCGACTACGATGCTCTTTTCTCGGGCGACCCAACTTGGGTGACCGAAAGCATTGGCGGCATGGGCGAGGACGGCCGCACGCTGGTAACCAAGAGCAGCTTCCGGGTTCTGCAAACGCTCTACAATCTCGGCCCAGCGCCTGAACCGAACCTCACCGTGCTTTGGTCGGAAAACCTGCCGCAAGGCTTCAAGGACTACTGCTCCAAGGTTTCTATCGAGACTAGCTCCATCCAGTACGAAAACGACGACTTGATGCGTCCGTATTGGGGAGACGACTACGGCATTGCCTGCTGTGTTTCCGCTATGCGGATCGGCAAGCAGATGCAGTTTTTCGGAGCTCGGGCAAACCTCGCCAAAGCCATTCTCTACGCGATCAACGGTGGCGTTGACGAAAAGAGCAGCAAGCAAGTAGCTCCTGCCAGCGAGCCCTTCAAGGGCGACTACCTCGAGTACGACGACCTGGTCGAGCGTTTCGACAAGATGATGGACTGGCTCGCCAAGACTTACGTCAAGGCCCTCAACATCATCCACTACATGCACGACAAGTACTCTCCGGAAAACATCATGATGGCGCTGCACGACCGCGTCGTTTTCCGGACCATGGCTTGCGGCATCGCGGGTCTCTCCGTTGCGGCCGACTCCTTCTCCGCTGTAAAGCATGCGAAGGTAAAGGTCATCCGCAACGAAGCGGGCATCGCGGTCGACTACGAGGTGATCGGCGACTATCCGAAGTACGGCAACAACGACGACGCGGTTGACTCCATCGCCAACCAGCTTGTCGAAACCTTTATGGACAAGGTGCGGGCCCAACCCACCTACCGTAACTCCGTTCCCACGCAGTCGGTTTTGACCATCACTTCCAATGTAGTTTACGGTCAAAAGACGGGCAACACTCCGGACGGACGCAAGGCAGGCGAGCCCTTCGCTCCTGGGGCCAATCCCATGCACGGTCGCGATACCAAGGGAGCGGTCGCTTCCATGGCATCGGTCGCCAAGCTGCCTTACGAGCATTCCCAAGACGGTATTTCCTATACCTTCTCCATCGTTCCCAAGGCTCTCGGCAAAACCGAAGCGGATCGGGTGGCGAACTTGAGCAACTTGCTCGACGGCTACTTCGCGGAAATGGGACACCATATCAACGTGAACGTCTTCGAGAAGGAAACCTTGCTCGACGCCATGGAGCATCCCGAGAAGTATCCGCAGCTCACGATCCGGGTTTCCGGATACGCGGTGAACTTCATTAAACTCACTCGCGAGCAACAGCTCGACGTGATTAATCGGACGTTCCACGAACTCCTATGA
- a CDS encoding DUF3817 domain-containing protein: protein MNNESCLQWFCRVAFWEGVSTVILFGIAMPLKYLADMPAAVTYVGWVHGLLFMLYVGFLALAAVKLGWAFKRVAIFFVASLVPLAPFFVERSLRREAAAA, encoded by the coding sequence ATGAACAACGAGTCCTGCCTGCAGTGGTTTTGTCGCGTCGCCTTTTGGGAGGGCGTTTCTACGGTAATCTTGTTCGGCATCGCGATGCCGCTGAAGTACCTTGCGGATATGCCGGCTGCGGTAACCTATGTCGGCTGGGTGCACGGCCTGCTCTTCATGCTGTACGTCGGTTTCCTTGCCCTGGCGGCCGTCAAGCTCGGCTGGGCATTCAAGCGAGTCGCGATCTTCTTCGTGGCCTCCCTCGTGCCGCTAGCTCCCTTTTTCGTGGAGCGCTCCCTCCGCAGGGAAGCCGCAGCAGCGTAG
- a CDS encoding methyl-accepting chemotaxis protein, giving the protein MKSLSPNLKVILGFAFVMVSAGALAAAAVYLIHDLGTQAQHWIASGADGDVASEAAKQAIYKVLGIGFVGTLLSLGAMAYVKSIFSTTLRGIANELASSSKLVLNDAEHIASSSQGLADGASKQAASLEETSSALEEMASMIEKNTAHAKQANELTGSARDAADQGAQDMKLMSQAMIGIKESSDAVAEIIKTIDEIAFQTNILALNAAVEAARAGESGAGFAVVADEVRSLAQRSAKAASETTSKIENAIAKTEQGVQLTERVMKSLDAIVEVNREVDSLAAQVADASSQQYVGIGQLRNSVFEIDDVTQQNAAVAEETASSTQGLRYQANVVSKAVAELQELIGSGSAAEAQARSPMSGSFPSSPRAASKVHAVEADLWSAPAR; this is encoded by the coding sequence ATGAAATCTCTCTCGCCCAATCTTAAAGTCATTCTTGGATTTGCCTTTGTCATGGTTTCCGCAGGGGCCTTGGCGGCGGCGGCCGTCTATTTGATCCATGATCTCGGAACTCAAGCCCAGCATTGGATCGCCAGCGGGGCGGACGGCGACGTGGCGAGCGAAGCGGCAAAGCAAGCGATCTACAAGGTCCTGGGGATCGGTTTCGTGGGCACCTTGCTTTCCCTAGGGGCGATGGCTTATGTGAAGTCGATTTTTAGCACGACCTTGCGGGGTATCGCCAACGAATTGGCGAGCAGCTCCAAGCTGGTATTGAACGACGCGGAGCACATCGCCAGCTCCAGCCAAGGCCTGGCTGACGGCGCCAGCAAGCAAGCAGCGAGTCTGGAGGAGACCAGTAGCGCCCTCGAGGAAATGGCGAGCATGATCGAAAAGAACACTGCCCATGCCAAGCAAGCCAACGAGTTGACCGGCTCGGCCCGTGACGCTGCGGACCAAGGGGCCCAGGACATGAAGCTCATGAGCCAAGCGATGATTGGCATCAAGGAGAGCAGCGACGCGGTGGCGGAGATCATCAAGACGATCGACGAGATCGCCTTCCAAACGAATATTTTGGCCCTCAATGCTGCGGTCGAAGCGGCTCGGGCAGGAGAGTCGGGCGCTGGTTTTGCCGTGGTGGCGGACGAGGTGAGATCCTTGGCGCAGCGCAGCGCCAAGGCGGCCAGCGAAACGACCAGCAAGATCGAGAACGCTATCGCGAAAACCGAGCAAGGAGTGCAGCTGACCGAGCGAGTTATGAAGAGCCTGGATGCGATCGTAGAGGTAAATCGCGAAGTCGACTCCCTTGCGGCTCAAGTAGCGGATGCGAGCAGCCAGCAGTACGTTGGGATTGGGCAGCTGAGAAATTCGGTTTTCGAAATCGACGACGTGACGCAGCAGAACGCTGCCGTAGCGGAGGAGACTGCGAGTTCGACGCAGGGCCTGCGCTACCAGGCAAACGTGGTCAGCAAGGCGGTTGCGGAATTGCAGGAGCTCATCGGCAGCGGATCGGCGGCCGAAGCCCAAGCTCGTAGCCCCATGTCGGGGAGCTTTCCATCTTCGCCTCGTGCCGCAAGCAAGGTTCACGCGGTGGAAGCCGATCTCTGGAGCGCTCCGGCTCGATAG
- a CDS encoding rhodanese-like domain-containing protein translates to MALLAAVFLLKRRGQITLEEAKAELGKGAVVLDVRSPQEFAGGSLPGAVNIPLNGISRAVAQRFPDKGTVLLCHCASGARSAAAVSQLRAAGYPNAHNLGGYGRAAKVVS, encoded by the coding sequence TTGGCGCTACTCGCAGCTGTGTTCCTGTTGAAGCGCAGAGGGCAGATTACGCTGGAGGAGGCGAAGGCGGAGCTCGGCAAGGGGGCGGTCGTGCTGGACGTTCGCAGCCCCCAGGAATTCGCGGGCGGCTCGTTGCCGGGCGCGGTGAATATTCCTTTGAACGGAATCTCCCGAGCGGTGGCCCAAAGGTTTCCCGACAAGGGCACGGTGCTGCTTTGCCATTGCGCCAGCGGAGCTCGCTCGGCGGCTGCGGTGAGCCAGCTGAGGGCGGCCGGCTACCCGAACGCCCACAATCTGGGTGGCTACGGTAGGGCGGCGAAGGTGGTGTCCTGA
- a CDS encoding cupin domain-containing protein, with protein MDPKNQVIVKSSESFALEPVGAGEGTSRSVLIGPGDAPNFALRRFVMKPGGGMPRHTNTVEHEQYILKGAAEVGIGDEVYQVKEGDVVFIPQGVPHWYKADAVTGFEFLCMVPNKEDRIDILEEGC; from the coding sequence ATGGATCCCAAGAACCAAGTCATCGTAAAGAGTTCAGAATCTTTCGCTCTCGAGCCGGTCGGCGCGGGGGAGGGAACGAGCCGGTCGGTATTGATCGGGCCTGGGGATGCCCCGAACTTCGCCTTGCGCAGGTTCGTGATGAAGCCGGGTGGCGGCATGCCGCGGCATACGAACACGGTGGAGCACGAGCAGTATATCCTCAAGGGGGCTGCGGAGGTGGGTATCGGCGACGAGGTCTACCAAGTGAAGGAAGGCGATGTCGTCTTCATTCCGCAAGGCGTTCCTCATTGGTACAAGGCGGATGCCGTAACTGGGTTCGAATTTCTCTGTATGGTGCCGAACAAGGAAGATCGCATCGATATCTTGGAGGAAGGCTGCTAA